Proteins from one Kazachstania africana CBS 2517 chromosome 1, complete genome genomic window:
- the KAFR0A03060 gene encoding uncharacterized protein, with translation MQEKRQRKQRPSYVCLECRSRKLKCDKARPYCNRCKKDGKVCAYESENASQITIPDDSSNHTLKLSTSFTDISTDGNSNIDSGSTLTFHSHNLGNTVFDLEYFKHKNITIDIRLDLLKPRDTYVTYGSTTYYDMPLSCHSMIQHDPYKRVLCAFLHGSTMADLQYRLNGISNDTVYSNELLGNQLSPLSFIETVIAKWVEKSNNYVTNQLPLDYFNTLYTIEDTMHPNLLSSIKTLLREVELILVDKQQINLLLKNFYENIYPFFPLIDIPSFERKISEILVEIPGNRYEIKVFNSNIRPKLETLVIFLLILSISLRSDSLLTKKSDDTKNNSSETAKQFVIFSQKLLSLLNGFKFTNENILCCMLLIFISEYLDPENGATHSMHNDILTLKCVTELANTLGLFQDPSYFTRFQNNPAFEESFFIFRRRLWISLQSLRLLIITQDAGSTCRDYEQLKCFMLDHRDDYLSKNFMKGFRHASDFDRRLFNVQKNKYEFHINLVRLMNSLAPINNGTSLADVLENIERLNDFMSQKFPYSDLVNGHASEKEYVDMHFRGAKVDINSVEFVENLTVNLIGLSSLMSTYSLLAAHFEMKSAKDWGSYKELYDMFSIECIRKYLQLARIILDYLNGKLASRIKEEFEYSLNKLVIFTMVKIWLIQMGFCMRLSFKSEFRKLQQQNKRLTSNNDEKKVSDLLVTSVMDNLRNQIELLTNSASDKLGSTYFSCQQAVLMLRYLLYMIDNNVLSSTVTGFWNGATVKSQSFDRIIDKIGMKWGITPRYDDIINDYLMNSDVLQSLDMALLEGVEYLFGNAKLNQREATPFSNKNVFSFNDQDMLNALLESNFDLFANIIDDSLGELPNL, from the coding sequence ATGCAGGAAAAACGTCAAAGAAAGCAAAGGCCCAGCTACGTTTGCTTGGAATGCAGGAGTAGAAAGTTGAAATGTGATAAAGCCAGACCTTATTGTAACAGATGCAAAAAAGATGGTAAAGTTTGCGCTTACGAATCAGAGAATGCCAGCCAGATAACCATACCAGATGATTCTTCCAACCATACTTTAAAGCTGTCCACGTCTTTTACTGATATAAGTACCGACGGTAACAGCAATATAGATAGTGGCAGTACTCTTACATTTCATAGCCATAATTTAGGTAATACCGTGTTCGACCTGGAGTACTTTAAacataaaaatattactaTTGACATTCGATTAGATTTATTGAAGCCAAGAGACACTTATGTTACGTATGGCTCGACTACATACTATGACATGCCTCTCAGTTGCCATTCTATGATTCAACATGATCCATACAAGAGGGTTCTCTGTGCTTTTCTGCATGGAAGCACTATGGCTGATCTACAATATAGACTGAATGGGATATCAAACGATACTGTATATTCTAATGAACTACTAGGAAATCAACTAAGCCCTTTATCCTTCATAGAAACTGTCATAGCCAAGTGGGTTGAAAAATCCAATAATTATGTGACAAATCAACTTCCTTTGGACTATTTCAACACACTATATACAATCGAAGATACTATGCACCCAAATCTTCTTTCCTCCATAAAGACCCTTTTAAGAGAGGTTGAATTAATATTAGTGGATAAACAGCAGATCAATTTACTACTAAAAAACTTCTACGAGAATATCTATCCCTTTTTCCCATTAATTGATATAccttcttttgaaagaaaaatatctgaaattttGGTCGAGATACCAGGTAACCGTTACGAAATTAAGGTTTTTAACTCCAACATAAGACCAAAATTGGAAACGTTGGTTATTTTCTTATTGATcttatcaatttctttgagAAGTGATAGTCTTTTGACCAAGAAATCAGATGACACTAAAAACAATTCTTCAGAAACGGCGAAGCAATTTGTAATATTCTCCCAGAAATTGTTATCTTTATTGAATGGATTCAAATTCACAAACGAGAACATTCTTTGTTGCATGcttcttattttcatttcagAATATTTGGACCCAGAAAATGGAGCAACACATTCTATGCACAACGATATTTTAACTTTAAAGTGCGTAACTGAACTAGCAAATACACTAGGTCTTTTTCAAGATCCTTCATATTTTACGAGGTTTCAAAACAATCCTGCCTTTGAAGagtctttttttatctttagaagaagattgTGGATTAGTCTCCAGTCACTGAGGTTACTTATTATCACGCAGGACGCTGGATCAACTTGTAGAGATTATGAACAACTTAAATGTTTCATGCTTGACCATCGCGATGACTATTTAtcgaaaaatttcatgaaaGGCTTCAGGCATGCCTCTGACTTTGACAGAAGACTATTCAACGTtcaaaaaaacaaatatgaGTTCCACATTAACTTAGTCCGTCTAATGAACAGCCTGGCACCAATTAATAATGGAACATCATTAGCCGATGTGTTAGAGAACATTGAAAGACTGAACGACTTCATGAGCCAGAAGTTTCCTTATTCTGATCTCGTAAATGGCCATGCCTCTGAAAAGGAATATGTAGATATGCATTTCAGAGGAGCAAAAGTGGATATCAATAGCGTAGAATTCGTTGAGAATTTGACGGTTAATTTGATTGGCTTAAGCAGTCTTATGTCTACCTATAGTCTATTAGCAGCacattttgaaatgaaatcTGCTAAAGATTGGGGCAGCTATAAGGAACTTTACGATATGTTTTCCATAGAATGTATCAGAAAATACCTACAATTGGCACGAATAATTCTGGACTACTTGAATGGAAAACTCGCTTCTCGTATCAAGGAAGAATTTGAGTACTCTTTGAATAAACTGGTAATTTTTACTATGGTAAAAATATGGCTTATCCAAATGGGCTTTTGTATGAGGCTCTCCTTCAAAAGTGAATTTAGAAAACTGCAGCAGCAGAATAAAAGACTTACTTCGAATAATGATGAGAAAAAAGTGTCTGATCTACTTGTTACTTCTGTTATGGACAATCTTCGCAATCAGATAGAGCTTTTGACTAATTCTGCATCCGATAAATTAGGAAGTACCTATTTCAGCTGTCAGCAAGCTGTGCTTATGCTTAGATACTTACTGTATATGATTGATAACAATGTGTTATCTAGTACTGTAACCGGTTTCTGGAACGGTGCAACAGTGAAAAGTCAATCTTTTGATCGTATTATTGACAAGATAGGTATGAAGTGGGGCATTACTCCAAGATACGACGATATTATCAATGACTATTTAATGAATTCTGACGTATTACAAAGTCTTGATATGGCACTTTTAGAAGGTGTGGAGTATC
- the KAFR0A03070 gene encoding uncharacterized protein, translated as MEAQLVPITQSPYTERDAHNLRKFYKIQNACSQLEASINVLYENALSTEEIDSMLKHGTNLEKLIAASPAMHVASRLKAAKKVLDIQSVFKQYNFESDNSPVDEYIHYPICTDRRLENLAFIHSSYPNMNVKLTETQKIVMCNERLEFLGDSWLGALVAYIIYNKYPYADEGALSKMKDAIVSNSNLEKICTKLGFKERLLENIPRSSMKIKNKFSKYYADCVEAYIGALVVDRFSAEFKDIADWLTELAQEHFEELGPDMFKKPLNKNAKGELAEFLQFNKLGLKLAYVRVTNKTPFKVQLKLGTILLAEGQGPNVREAEHRAAMEVLANKELIEKYSLCELENNDFMNHVIEEASEKDQKEVKIEIGPGTTNYGHMLGEEKSSTSDPLLATTGPNSQSSTDPNSIMKEIMDRMTSLVPSLISEAIESIIQEDNSGISISEPSMSENEPRQLVENDNSTKFSKNNITIKHSNKPPEDLKTNDIEYDKESSGRLYALLGSIKLHPDYEIFQEGPSEFHAICSIKGTGTFLGEGTGRSKKIAQHIAAGNALNSEALQDILTNT; from the coding sequence ATGGAGGCCCAACTAGTCCCTATTACTCAAAGTCCATACACTGAAAGGGATGCACATAACTTAAGGAAATTCTACAAAATCCAGAATGCTTGCTCACAGCTAGAGGCATCAATCAATGTTCTATATGAAAATGCACTATCTACTGAAGAAATCGATTCAATGCTTAAACATGGAACtaatttggaaaaactTATTGCCGCCAGCCCTGCAATGCATGTAGCAAGCCGTTTGAAAGCGGCTAAGAAAGTGCTGGATATTCAATCGGTTTTCAAGCAgtacaattttgaaagtgacAACTCACCTGTTGATGAATACATCCATTATCCTATTTGTACAGATCGTCGCCTGGAGAATTTGGCATTTATTCATAGTTCGTATCCAAATATGAATGTTAAGTTAACGGAAACTCAGAAAATTGTAATGTGTAATGAACGGTTAGAATTCCTTGGTGATAGTTGGCTGGGTGCCCTTGTTGCATACATCATATACAATAAATACCCTTATGCTGATGAAGGGGCATTATCGAAAATGAAGGATGCGATAGTTAGTAATAGCAATTTAGAGAAAATCTGCACGAAGCTGGGCTTCAAAGAGAGATTGCTTGAAAATATCCCACGttcatcaatgaaaatcaagaatAAATTCTCAAAATACTATGCAGACTGTGTGGAAGCATATATCGGTGCTCTAGTGGTCGACAGATTTTCAGCAGAGTTCAAAGATATAGCAGATTGGCTAACTGAACTTGCTCAAGAACATTTTGAAGAGCTGGGCCCAGACATGTTTAAAAAACCgttaaataaaaatgccAAAGGTGAATTGGCTGAATTTTTACAATTTAATAAACTTGGGCTGAAATTGGCCTACGTCAGAGTTACAAACAAGACGCCATTCAAGGTTCAACTTAAATTAGGAACGATACTTCTGGCAGAAGGCCAGGGGCCCAATGTTCGAGAAGCAGAACATAGAGCTGCGATGGAGGTTCTCGCTAATAAGGagttaattgaaaaatactCATTATGTGAACTTGAAAACAACGATTTTATGAACCATGTCATCGAAGAGGCGTCagaaaaagatcaaaaagaAGTAAAAATCGAGATAGGCCCTGGAACAACCAACTATGGACATATGCTGGGCGAAGAAAAAAGCTCAACGTCTGATCCTCTATTAGCAACAACAGGACCAAATAGCCAGAGCTCTACAGACCCCAACTCAATCATGAAGGAAATTATGGACCGTATGACTTCTCTCGTACCTTCACTGATTTCTGAAGCTATCGAAAGCATAATACAGGAGGATAATTCCGGCATATCAATCTCTGAGCCGTCAATGTCTGAGAATGAGCCAAGGCAACTAGTGGAAAATGATAACAgtacaaaattttcgaaaaataatattactATAAAACATAGCAATAAACCTCCCGAAGATTTAAAGACAAATGATATAGAATATGATAAAGAATCGTCGGGTAGGCTGTATGCCCTTCTAGGATCTATTAAGTTGCACCCAGActatgaaatttttcaagaaggACCGTCTGAATTTCATGCAATTTGTTCCATCAAAGGAACAGGCACATTCTTGGGAGAAGGTACAGGCAGAAGCAAAAAGATTGCACAGCATATAGCAGCAGGGAATGCGCTTAACAGCGAAGCATTACAGGATATACTGACAAATACCTGA
- the NBP1 gene encoding Nbp1p (similar to Saccharomyces cerevisiae NBP1 (YLR457C) and YPR174C; ancestral locus Anc_7.531), with protein sequence MMKSIQAFVNDFFHNAENEDERGRQARRSSVVHNDMGMRIRKKSNKIRNAHKLRPKEHGNRIGKISGASRNVALSKRYTNKSQRSFSTFFKFIKSMFSNDEQNLRRLKNECSNIYVNSPNLESKTNEEYRKIKNRIESSDAFKRKLNELKYDRTQIEKIRKTTRLNKHARSPRKNGVLDDRLKLLNKEVQDLKRRLHDKSVELELVDARLDTALKDNKWLRSRIADMELTEEKGSNISQHKMPHISTSFKDSLQYSSPTKFKRYDSNILESDEIKDILKQYGDDKDYNSDDDTGSLSPIRIDYSKYSGT encoded by the coding sequence ATGATGAAATCCATACAAGCTTTTGTCAATGATTTCTTCCATAATGCTGAAAATGAGGATGAACGAGGAAGACAAGCGAGAAGGTCTAGTGTGGTCCATAACGATATGGGAATGCGAATCAGGAAGAAATCGAATAAGATACGAAATGCACATAAGCTGAGGCCGAAAGAACATGGAAATCGAATTGGCAAGATTAGTGGTGCTAGTAGGAATGTTGCCCTAAGTAAACGATATACCAATAAAAGTCAAAGATCATTTAGtacattttttaaatttattaaatcGATGTTTTCGAACGACGAGCAGAACTTACGGAGATTAAAGAATGAATGTTCTAATATTTACGTTAATAGTCCAAATTTAGAATCCAAGACTAATGAAGAATATAGGAAGATCAAAAATAGAATAGAAAGTAGTGATGCATTCAAGAGGAAGCTCAATGAATTAAAATACGATCGTactcaaattgaaaagataaGGAAAACTACGCGATTAAACAAGCATGCACGCTCTCCAAGGAAGAATGGTGTTCTAGACGATCGACTGAAACTATTAAATAAAGAGGTCCAAGACTTGAAGAGAAGGTTACATGATAAATCAGTTGAATTGGAGCTGGTAGATGCTAGGTTGGATACGGCtttaaaagataataaatggCTAAGGTCAAGAATTGCTGATATGGAGCTTACTGAGGAGAAGGGAAGCAACATTTCTCAGCATAAGATGCCTCATATTTCTACAAGTTTCAAAGATTCACTTCAGTATTCGAGTCCGACAAAATTCAAACGTTATGACAGCAACATTTTGGAGTCTGACGAGATCAAAGACATACTTAAACAGTATGGTGATGATAAGGACTACAAttcagatgatgatacTGGATCATTATCTCCAATTCGAATCGATTACTCGAAGTATTCTGGTACCTAA
- the KAFR0A03090 gene encoding pyridoxal 5'-phosphate synthase (similar to Saccharomyces cerevisiae YLR456W and YPR172W; ancestral locus Anc_7.529): MSTVDKFPRGLIDLIKVSKYVHVATCSSSCVPSVSLMNYIYISSSDSFDPTDNNDYVIFATSRHSEKYENMLANPTISLLFHDWLAANSLTPKKATAPSPSSPSSSNNARFVNLLQDLTEGELNQISASIRGVAEIINPLGQESKYYKRLLLRANPDADVFILGSDTVLIKVKMRSAKVSDIDNNTNIYI; the protein is encoded by the coding sequence ATGTCAACTGTTGACAAATTTCCACGAGGATTGATAGATCTGATAAAAGTCTCTAAGTATGTCCACGTAGCAACATGCTCAAGTAGTTGTGTCCCTTCTGTTTCCTTAATGAATTACATTTATATATCTTCGAGCGATAGTTTTGACCCAACAGATAACAACGATTATGTAATATTTGCAACTTCACGCCATTCTGAAAAATACGAAAATATGCTGGCAAATCCAACAATATCGCTCCTGTTCCATGATTGGTTGGCTGCTAATAGTCTTACACCTAAGAAAGCCACTGCGCCATCGCCGTCCTCACCAAGCTCTAGTAATAATGCGAGATTTGTCAATCTATTACAAGATCTCACTGAAGGTGAATTGAACCAAATAAGCGCAAGCATCAGAGGGGTAGCTGAAATCATAAATCCTCTGGGTCAAGAGtcaaaatattacaaaagGCTTCTGCTACGAGCAAATCCAGATGCTGATGTCTTTATTCTAGGATCTGATACCGTTTTAATCAAAGTAAAAATGAGAAGCGCAAAAGTGtctgatattgataataatacaaatatatatatataa
- the PDP3 gene encoding Pdp3p (similar to Saccharomyces cerevisiae YLR455W; ancestral locus Anc_7.528), giving the protein MSPQFKTGDLVLCKVGSFPPWPAVIFPQRFLRKDVLRKRKPDCVAVCFFNDPTYYWEQPHRLKSLDDKIIVQFLEAKSSNQTDLIEAYKQAKNYKNDLKKLIVKRFVEEKRKGELDHINDLENNIIFGKNPFSDRKDDRKNAKDSAAYKQEDSSSSKNNESRRSSGTRKRTNIDQNNENYIEQTVNNIKSDKYKELDKKRKERKVRNKLDRSRRVEIAMLFRRRIQKNLIQRESKPTINEINESHKLLNKIVENLSNVPPFFDIDTLRKSKLHKLLKVIINDKNLDAFHPVCEEILLSWSDFLTQLKAEKEMGKLET; this is encoded by the coding sequence ATGTCGCCACAGTTTAAGACTGGTGATTTGGTTCTGTGTAAAGTTGGTTCATTTCCTCCGTGGCCAGCAGTGATTTTCCCTCAAAGATTTCTTCGAAAGGATGTCCTCCGTAAAAGAAAACCAGACTGTGTAGCAGTatgttttttcaatgatcCTACCTACTATTGGGAACAACCCCATCGGTTAAAGTCACTGGACgataaaataatagtacAGTTTCTCGAGGCCAAAAGTTCGAATCAAACTGATTTGATAGAAGCTTATAAACAGGCTAAGAATTATAAGAACGATCTGAAAAAGTTGATCGTTAAAAGATTTGTAGAAGAGAAGAGAAAAGGTGAACTAGACCACATAAATGATCtggaaaataatataatatttggaaaaaatcCTTTTTCAGATCGAAAAGATGATAGAAAGAATGCTAAAGATTCCGCAGCATATAAGCAGGAGGATAGCTCATcatctaaaaataatgaatcgAGAAGATCATCAGGTACTAGAAAAAGGACCAATATagatcaaaataatgaaaattacATTGAACAAACtgtaaataatattaaaagCGATAAATATAAGGAACTAGATAAGAAAAGGAAGGAGAGAAAAGTTCGTAACAAATTGGACAGGTCAAGAAGAGTTGAAATTGCAATGTTGTTTCGTAGGagaatacaaaaaaatctcaTACAAAGAGAATCAAAGCCAACAATTAACGAAATTAACGAATCACATAAGttattgaacaaaatagttgaaaatttgagtAATGTTCCTCCCTTTTTTGATATCGATACTTTACGGAAAAGTAAATTGCATAAGCTGTTAAAAGTCATCATTAAtgacaaaaatttggaCGCATTCCATCCAGTTTGTGAAGAAATCTTACTCAGCTGGTCTGACTTTTTAACCCAATTAAAAGCcgaaaaagaaatgggCAAATTGGAAACATAA